ATCCCGAAGGGATAGCAGGGAAAAAGAAAGCGATAAAACTTCCGCAGTGGGCCGACGGAATTTAAACTCGAAACATAATTGCGGGTCCTACGGATTGTAGGGCTCAGTGCTTCTGAGTGTTGAAAATCGCTACGGCGGAACAGACAAAAAACTTCACTCTCTGGATACAGCTCGAGCACCCTTTCCAGGCATTTCTCGCCACCGCGCATTTGAAAAATCCAATCGTGAATAATTGCTAATCGCATACTAGGCTGCCTGTGCTTGATCAGGTTCTAAATTAAAGAATAATTGCTGATTTAATACGCGCTCATAGACTTGCAGCGTCGCCTGTGCTTGAGCGCGTCGAGAAAATTTCTGACTTTGTAACAAGCCTTGATTAACTAGTTGCCGTTGATGCTCGTCTGTATCGGTTAAGGCTTTAAGGAGCGCTTGGGTTAGTGCTTGCTCCGAAAAATCACTGGCAAAATATGCCTGTTCCCCGCAAACCTCGCGCAGACTGGGCAATGGCGAACAGATCACTCTTGTTCCGGTTGCCAAGGCTTCAAGTGCAACAAGTCCAAAGCCTTCTGCTTTAGAGCTAATGCAAACCATGCCGAAAGCTGCAAGCGTTTGCAGCAATGCATTTCCGACAAGCTCGGATCTAAATTCAATTGTGGGAATTAATTGAAGCGCTTCAACTCTTGTTTTTCTTGAAAAACGCCCGCCGACAACGACTACGCGCGGCAGCCTGACTGCACTTGATTTAGCAAGTGATTGAGCTGCTTGCGCATAGGCATGTATAAATGTTTGAAAGCCTTTATGCGGCCGGTCGCTGCCGACAAAACCCAAAACATTTCGCTCTTGATTAATCTTACCGTAATAGCGCTCGCCGACTCCAAGTCCACAGCGTGTTGAATTATAAGTCAAATAAGTCTTGCCGATACTAGTTGGGAAGTGCTCTGCGAGTTGATTGCAGCTGTGCTGACTAACCGAGATCACGGCGCTTGCGCGTTTGATTGCCGAAGCAATCAAAAATTTTGCTGCAGGGGCGTGGTAAAAAGTATCCGGATGAGTGATGTGAATTAAATCATGCACAGTCACGACTGCTGGCAAGTCTAAATTATAGGGCAAAGTATAATGTGGGGAGTGGAAGAGTTCATGACGTTTGAAAATTTCACGGTTACGCCGGGCAAGTAAGCAGTATTCGGCAAGTGAATACTTGCCTTCGTTCGTTTCATAGACTTCGACGGCA
The sequence above is drawn from the bacterium genome and encodes:
- a CDS encoding glycosyltransferase family 4 protein yields the protein MSEPRILIDARKLGDGGIGTYIQNLIDGMISLRDKAQTNLRYSILIGKHTQVPARWHGAVEVYETNEGKYSLAEYCLLARRNREIFKRHELFHSPHYTLPYNLDLPAVVTVHDLIHITHPDTFYHAPAAKFLIASAIKRASAVISVSQHSCNQLAEHFPTSIGKTYLTYNSTRCGLGVGERYYGKINQERNVLGFVGSDRPHKGFQTFIHAYAQAAQSLAKSSAVRLPRVVVVGGRFSRKTRVEALQLIPTIEFRSELVGNALLQTLAAFGMVCISSKAEGFGLVALEALATGTRVICSPLPSLREVCGEQAYFASDFSEQALTQALLKALTDTDEHQRQLVNQGLLQSQKFSRRAQAQATLQVYERVLNQQLFFNLEPDQAQAA